In Oenanthe melanoleuca isolate GR-GAL-2019-014 chromosome 10, OMel1.0, whole genome shotgun sequence, a single window of DNA contains:
- the SKOR1 gene encoding LOW QUALITY PROTEIN: SKI family transcriptional corepressor 1 (The sequence of the model RefSeq protein was modified relative to this genomic sequence to represent the inferred CDS: substituted 2 bases at 2 genomic stop codons): MEAIASQMGNGRDASSSPNSKQELQPYQGSNTLKPNQVGETSLYGVPIVSLVIDGQERLCLAQISNTLLKNYSYNEIHNRRVALGITCVQCTPVQLEILRRAGAMPISSRRCGMITKREAERLCKSFLGEHKPPKLPENFAFDVVHECAWGSRGSFIPARYNSSRAKCIKCSYCSMYFSPNKFIFHSHRTPDSKYTQPDAANFNSWRRHLKLSDKTATEELSHAWEDVKAMFNGGTRKRTFSLQGAAAGGPGAGSPAAKAALHPAPPAGPELAPAHKSLRCSGQEAAGERGALGLAAHGGAAGAHGGAGAVRSYPVIPVPSKGFGMLQKLPPPLFPHPYGFPAAAFGLCPKKQEEALGGAGGGEAGKGGALPPGMFWGPPHPHPHQPAQPPHQPGAAKDGGVYPSFPVFWPAAGSLPVPPYPAQSPAKAAATAVVVAAAAAAAAAAAEPAGLGGRHGELEGSEPSGSGRSSATPQEGAGAEGERCPSALSRAAGEEERSGDEALLAPLPLPRKGSYLSAFRPVVKDAESIAKLYGTREAFGGAAPRGPGYLSPDFLSEGSSSYRSLSPGGDTAEEPEVDVESNRFPEDEEEEAAAVPAAAPSEGREPPPPRLLAGPEEPPPDGAEEKPGEAGAQEGGQGPDGSPERSGSSGAYEVRGGDGGSEIGGLAGDGGSEIGGPAGDGGSEIGGPTGALGGPHDSXLAPLXVFAPERGEHLQPLKPAASLGAPAAFLCTPEAKEQDKEDNHSAAEDLESRKSYQDQRNVSRGSPVNPDRGDDALAMDVTGTQLLEKDIENLARDELQKLVLEQMELRKKLERDFQSLKDNFQDQMKRELAYREEMVQQLQIVRDTLCNELDQERKARYAIQQKLKEAHDALHHFSCKMLTPRHCTGNCSFKPPLLPQ; the protein is encoded by the exons ATGGAGGCGATCGCCAGTcagatgggaaatgggagagaTGCAAGCTCCTCCCCAAATTCAAAGCAAGAGCTGCAGCCGTACCAGGGCTCCAATACCCTCAAGCCCAACCAAGTGGGTGAGACCTCCCTGTACGGCGTGCCCATCGTGTCCCTGGTCATCGACGGGCAGGAGCGGCTGTGCCTGGCGCAGATCTCCAACACGCTGCTCAAGAACTACAGCTACAATGAGATCCACAACCGGCGCGTGGCCCTGGGCATCACCTGCGTGCAGTGCACGCCGGTGCAGCTGGAGATCCTGCGGCGGGCCGGGGCCATGCCCATCTCCTCCCGCCGCTGCGGCATGATCACCAAGAGGGAGGCGGAGCGGCTCTGCAAGTCCTTCCTGGGCGAGCACAAGCCGCCCAAGCTGCCCGAGAACTTCGCCTTCGACGTGGTGCACGAGTGCGCCTGGGGCTCCCGGGGCAGCTTCATCCCGGCGCGCTACAACAGCTCCCGCGCCAAGTGCATCAAGTGCAGCTACTGCAGCATGTACTTCTCGCCCAACAAGTTCATCTTCCACTCGCACCGCACCCCGGACTCCAAGTACACCCAGCCCGACGCCGCCAACTTCAACTCCTGGCGCCGCCACCTCAAGCTCAGCGACAAGACGGCCACCGAGGAGCTGTCGCACGCCTGGGAGGATGTCAAGGCCATGTTCAACGGCGGCACCCGCAAGCGGACCTTCTCCCTGCAAGGGGCGGCCGCcggcgggcccggggccggCTCCCCCGCCGCCAAGGCCGCGCTGCACCCCGCTCCGCCCGCGGGCCCCGAGCTGGCCCCGGCGCACAAGAGCCTGCGCTGCAGCGGGCAGGAGGCGGCGGGCGAGCGCGGCGCGCTGGGGCTGGCGGCGcacggcggggccgcgggcgcgcacggcggggcgggcgcggtgCGCAGCTACCCGGTGATCCCGGTGCCCAGCAAGGGTTTCGGGATGCTGCAGAAGCTGCCGCCGCCGCTTTTCCCGCACCCTTACGGCTTCCCGGCCGCCGCGTTCGGACTGTGCCCCAAAAAGCAGGAGGAGGCGCtgggcggcgcggggggcggcgaGGCGGGCAAGGGCGGCGCGCTGCCCCCCGGGATGTTCTGGGGACCCCCGCACCCGCACCCGCACCAGCCGGCGCAGCCTCCCCACCAGCCCGGCGCCGCCAAGGACGGCGGCGTGTACCCCTCGTTCCCCGTGTTCTGGCCGGCCGCCGGCAGCCTGCCCGTGCCGCCCTACCCCGCGCAGAGCCCGGCCAAGGCGGCCGCCACCGCCGTGgtggtggcggcggcggcggcggcggcggcggcggcggcggagccggCGGGGCTGGGAGGGCGGCACGGGGAGCTGGAGGGCTCGGAGCCCTCGGGCAGCGGCCGCAGCAGCGCGACCCCGCAGGAGGGAGCCGGCGCCGAGGGCGAGCGCTGCCCCAGCGCCCTGTCGCGGGCGGCGGGCGAGGAGGAGCGCTCCGGGGACGAGGCGCTGCTGGCCCCGCTGCCGCTGCCCAGGAAGGGCAGCTACCTGTCCGCCTTCCGCCCGGTGGTGAAGGACGCCGAGAGCATCGCCAAGCTCTACGGCACCCGAGAGGCGTTCGGCGGCGCGGCGCCCCGCGGGCCCGGTTACCTCTCGCCGGACTTCCTCAGCGAGGGCAGCTCCAGCTACCGCTCGCTGTCCCCCGGGGGGGACACGGCCGAGGAGCCCGAGGTGGATGTGGAGTCCAACCGCTTCCcggaggatgaggaggaggaagccgCCGCTGTCCCCGCCGCGGCTCCATCCGAGGGtcgggagccgccgccgccccggctGCTGGCCGGGCCCGAGGAGCCTCCGCCCGACGGCGCCGAGGAGAAACCGGGCGAGGCGGGGGCGCAGGAGGGCGGCCAAGGCCCCGACGGCAGCCCCGAGcgcagcggcagcagcggcgcCTACGAGGTgaggggtggggatgggggatCTGAAATCGGGGGTCTTGCTGGGGATGGGGGATCTGAAATCGGGGGTCCCGCCGGGGATGGGGGATCTGAAATCGGGGGTCCCaccgg TGCCCTCGGGGGTCCCCACGATTCCTGACTCGCTCCTTTGTAGGTGTTCGCGCCGGAGAGGGGGGAGCACCTGCAGCCGCTGAAGCCCGCAGCCTCGCTGGGAGCCCCCGCCGCCTTCCTCTGCACCCCCGAGGCGAAGG AGCAAGATAAAGAAGACAATCACTCGGCGGCTGAGGATTTGGAGAGCAGAAAATCCTATCAGGACCAAAGGAATGTCTCTCGTGGCAGCCCCGTAAATCCCGACAGAG GCGACGACGCGCTGGCCATGGATGTCACCGGCAcgcagctgctggaaaaggacATCGAGAACTTGGCCCGAG atgaGTTACAAAAATTGGTCCTGGAGCAAATGGAGCTGAGgaaaaagctggagagggacttccAGAGCCTGAAAG ATAACTTCCAGGACCAGATGAAGCGGGAGCTGGCGTACCGGGAAGAGatggtgcagcagctgcagatcGTCCGAG ACACGCTGTGCAACGAGCTGGACCAGGAGAGGAAAGCGCGCTACGCCATCCAGCAGAAATTAAAAG AGGCTCACGACGCGCTGCATCACTTCTCCTGCAAGATGCTGACCCCGCGGCACTGCACCGGGAACTGCTCCTTCAagccgccgctgctgccgcaGTGA